The Acanthochromis polyacanthus isolate Apoly-LR-REF ecotype Palm Island chromosome 17, KAUST_Apoly_ChrSc, whole genome shotgun sequence genome has a window encoding:
- the ovca2 gene encoding esterase OVCA2, which produces MAPLRVLCVHGYRQNGASFRDKTGALRKLLKKQVELVYMTAPLKVEHDRNAEVPVKENDSVPGPGGDEDSRGWWFSDTVARSFSAQQQCEESLGLDESVATVREAVKAQGPFDGILGFSQGAAFVAMLCSLQEQKVEPEFNFRFAILVAGFRSACREHQNFYSAPLQMPSLHVFGLEDRVIPDNMSRELLPSFQDPQVLIHPGGHFVPAASAHRQTYQDFLKRFQ; this is translated from the exons ATGGCGCCGCTCCGGGTCCTGTGTGTTCACGGTTACCGGCAGAACGGAGCCTCGTTCCGGGACAAGACCGGAGCTCTGCGGAAgctgctgaagaaacaagtgGAGCTGGTTTACATGACTGCACCGCTCAAAGTGGAGCACGACAGAAACGCAG AAGTTCCAGTGAAGGAGAATGATTCAGTTCCTGGACCTGGAGGAGATGAAGACTCCAGAGGTTGGTGGTTTTCCGACACTGTGGCTCGGAGCTTCAGCGCTCAGCAGCAGTGTGAGGAAAGCCTGGGGCTCGATGAGAGCGTGGCGACTGTGAGGGAAGCTGTGAAGGCCCAGGGTCCGTTTGACGGCATCCTGGGCTTCAGTCAGGGAGCTGCTTTTGTGGCCATGCTGTGCTCTCTTCAGGAGCAAAAAGTGGAGCCAGAGTTCAACTTCCGCTTTGCCATCCTGGTCGCCGGTTTCCGCAGTGCGTGTCGAGAACATCAAAACTTCTACAGCGCTCCCCTCCAGATGCCCTCGCTGCATGTGTTCGGCCTGGAGGACAGAGTCATCCCCGATAACATGAGCAGGGAGCTCCTCCCCTCCTTCCAAGACCCTCAGGTCCTCATACATCCTGGTGGCCATTTTGTTCCTGCTGCATCTGCCCACAGGCAAACATACCAGGACTTCCTCAAGAGGTTCCAGTGA